The sequence TACAGGCGCACCAGGTCACCACTATCAAACCATTACTGAGCAGTTTGCCGAAGAAGTTGCACAAAAAACCAACGGCGCTGTTGAAATTCAAATCTTCCCTTCTGATCAGTTGGGTAACCAGCTGGAGTCAGTTGAAGGCACCATGATCGGTACGCTGGAAATGACACTGGCTTCGGACACAGTACTGTCTAACTGGGTGCCTGATATGGGTATGCTCAACCTGCCTTTCCTATTTAAGGATATGGATGAGTACCTTGCAGCTGTTGAAGGGCCAGTTGGCGAAAAACTAAGTGCGCAGCTAGAAAAACAAGGTGCGATCATTATTGGTTGGTGGGGCAATGGCATGCGCCATGTGACCAACTCGGTTCGTCCCATTAATACACCAGACGATCTGAAAGGTCTGAAAATCCGCGTTCCAGAAGGAAAGGTCTTTGTTGATACGTTCCAGACGCTGGGTGCTGGTGCAACGGTGATGTCGTTTGGCGAGCTGTATTCAGCGCTGCAGTTGGGTGTGGTTGACGGTCAAGAAAACCCGCCGGCGCACATTCTGACTCAGAACTTTAATGAAGTTCAGGACTATGTGTCGCGTACTGGCCACATCCATATGGGTTCTCCGTTGATTATCAGTGCCTACCTGTTTGACAGCATGCCGGAAGATATCCAGCAAACGCTGCTTGAAGTGGGCAAAAAATATAACCGTAAGCACATTGATTTAATTGCTCAGCTTGAAGAAGAGCAGTGGAAGGAAATCGAAGGGCGCGGCATGAAAATCAATGATGTTGATAAGTCACTGTTTCGAAAAGCCGTACAGCCTGTCTATGACGATGCTGCCGGCAAGTTCAATCAGGAAATATTCGAGTTACTTACT comes from Pseudomonas sp. C27(2019) and encodes:
- a CDS encoding TRAP transporter substrate-binding protein → MKKRFIPAASIIALSMVLSSSIAFAKDYTLRLSHTGAPGHHYQTITEQFAEEVAQKTNGAVEIQIFPSDQLGNQLESVEGTMIGTLEMTLASDTVLSNWVPDMGMLNLPFLFKDMDEYLAAVEGPVGEKLSAQLEKQGAIIIGWWGNGMRHVTNSVRPINTPDDLKGLKIRVPEGKVFVDTFQTLGAGATVMSFGELYSALQLGVVDGQENPPAHILTQNFNEVQDYVSRTGHIHMGSPLIISAYLFDSMPEDIQQTLLEVGKKYNRKHIDLIAQLEEEQWKEIEGRGMKINDVDKSLFRKAVQPVYDDAAGKFNQEIFELLTQ